The following nucleotide sequence is from Streptomyces bathyalis.
CCTGTCCGGGCCCGTCCGGGGGAGTGGTAGCCATCGAAGCGCAGGCTAGCGCTTCACGGTCCGCAGCGGCACCGCTCGCGCGCGACCCGTCCAGGGCGCTTCGCATGCCGCGTCGCGGGCGCCGCCGTCAGCTGGTCCCGTCAGTGAGACGGGCCGATCGGTTCGGTGCCGCGACCGGGCCCGGACGGCATGCCAGGTCAGGACGTATGCCAAGTCGCTGCCGGAGCGGGGGAGTTGGCGGCCCTGACCGTCCTGCACGGGGACAGGCGTGCCCAGTTGATCAGAATGAGACTTCGCCGAAGGCGGGGCGCGGTTCCGGCCGGACCCGGTGAGAGCTCAGGCCGCGAGCGCTCCCGCGAGTGCTCAAGTCGCGTCCAGCGCGGGGGAGTCCGCCGCGCCGTCGCCCTCGCCGTCCTTCTCGTCGACGGCGTCGTCCCGTACGGGAAGCTGCGCCGCGAGTTCCGCCGCCGCCTGCACCAGCGGCAGGGCCAGCAGTGCCCCCGTGCCGCCGCCGACCTCCACGCGCTGCTCGATCAGCGGGTCGAGCGCCATGCGGTCGAGCGCCTTCTCCTGTGCGGGCTCACTGGTCGCGTGGCCCGCGACCCACCAGTCCGGGGCCCTGAAGGCGACCCGCTGAGCCACGAGCGCGCACGCCGCGGTGACGACGCCGTCGAGCACGACGGGCGTGCGCCGTACCGCGGACTGGAGCAGGAAACCGGTCATCGCCGTCAGGTCGGCGCCCGCGACCGCGGCCAGCAGCTCCAGCTGATCTCCCAGCACGGGCCGCGCGCGGCGCAACCCGTCCCTGATGGCCGCGCACTTGCGCATCCACGTCAGATCGTCGATCACCCCGCCGCCCCTGCCCGTGACGACCGACGCGTCGGTGCCGCAGAGCGCCGCGATCAGCGTCCCCGCGGCCGTCGTGCCGCCGACCGACAGATCGCCGAGAACGACGAGATCCGTGCCCGCGTCCGCCTCCTCGTCGGCGACGGCCATCCCCGCGCGGAAGGCGGCCTCCGCCTCCGGTCCGGTCAGCGTGTCCTCGATGTCGAGACGGCCGGAGGAGCGGCGCACCCGGTGCCGCGTCACCTCTTCCGGGAGCTCCGACGGTTCGCAGTCGAGCGCCATGTCCACGATCCTGACCGGGACTTCGAACTTCCTGGCGAGGATCGCGGCGGGCGTCGTGCCCTCCAGCGTCTCCCGCACCAGCGTGTGCGCCGTACCGGCCCGGTGGGACGAGACGTCCAGCGAGGCGACACCGTGATCCCCGGCGAAGACGACGAGCCGTGGCTGACGCAGCGGCTCGACGGGCAGACGTCCCTGAGCCGCCGTCAGCCACTCGCCCAGTTCGTCGAGCCTGCCCAGCGACTCGGGCGGCAGGCCCGTCCGCGCCCTCCGCTCCTCGGCGTCCCGGCGCAGTCCGCCGTGCGGGCGCTCGATGAGATCGGAGAAGTCGTCCAGGTCCAGGGTGCGGTCAGTCATGTAGGCGAAGCGTACGGTACGGACCCGGTGCGTACGGCGGTGCGGTGCCCACGCACACAGGGGTCGTGCCCGGGGTTCCGCGGCGCCTTCGGACGAGGCCCTGCCGTCAGCCGCGCAGCTGCTGCGCGATCCCCGCGGTGACCAGCAGCACGTGCTCGCACTCCCCGGCGAACTCCGTGTTCAGACGGCCCAGTTCGTCGCGGAAGCGCCGCCCCGACGATGTCTCGGGGACGATGCCCGACCCGACCTCGTTGCTCACCGCCACCACGGTCCGCCGGGTCTCCCGCAGCGCCGAGACGAGCTCGGAGACCCGTTCGCGGAGCATCCGTGAACCGACGGTCGCCCAGCGCTGGTCGTCCCAGGCGCCCACGGTGTCCATCGCGTCCGTCAGCCACAGGGCGAGGCAGTCGATGAGCAGCGGCGGGCCCGGCTCCTCCAGCAGCGGCACGAGATCGCAGGTCTCGGTGGTGCGCCACGAGGCCGGGCGGCGTTCCTTGTGCGCGGTGATCCGGGCCGCCCACTCCGCATCGCCTTCGCGGGTGCCGCCCGTCGCCACGTAGACGACACCGGGGAAGGAGGCCAGCCGCTGTTCCGCCTCGACCGACTTCCCGGACCGGGCTCCGCCGAGTACGAGCGTGCGGCGAGGGATCTCGGGGACGTCCGGATACTCACCGACGACGAGGGTCGTGCCGTCCGGTTCGGCGTGCGCTCCCGCCGCGGCGAGGCGCCGGTGCAGCTCGGGGCCCGGCGGTACGTCGTGGTCGATGTGGACGGCGACGACGTCGGTCGCCGGGCCGACCGCCCCGGCCTCGCGCAGCCGGGCGAGCGCCTCGGGGCGGCCGATCACGTCGAGAAGCACCATGTCGTAGGGCGACGAGACCGGTTCGCGTCCCTCTTCGAGGCCCGCGGGCGCGGCCCTCGGCGGCAGGTAGAGGAGACGTTCCCCGTCGGGCCCCGTCACCTGGTAGCCGGTGCCGGGCGAGTCCAGGGCGACGGCACGTATGCGGTGGCCGCTGATGAGCGCGAGATCCTGCCGCTCGGCGACGCGCAGAGGTGCGGGAAGCCCCGCCGGGAACTCCGTCGCGGGACCCTCGTGCGGGTGCGAGAGCAGCACCTGCCGCACGCCGTGCAGCGACCGTCCCGCACGGGCGGCCGCGAAGGCGGGACCGGGGGTGAGGTCGAGCAGCACGGTGCTGTCGACGAGTACGGCCGTGGCCGCGCGCGTGTTCGTACGGCCCCTGGCGCAGGCGGCGCACACGGAGCACGGGCAGTCGGGTCGCGGGAGTCCGGAAGGAGCTCCGGTGCCGAGCAGTGTGAGTTCCACCCCCCGATCGTCTCGTGCGCGGTCTTCGCCCGCTCACTCAGGATTAGTCTGCGGGCAGCAACAGTCGATCTCTGGAGGCATTCATGGCGTGGACGTGGCGGTTCGAGAAGGCCGACGGGTCGGAGACCGAACCTGCCGTAGCGCCCGAGGAGTTCCCCACCCAGGGCGATGCCGAGTCCTGGATCGGCGAGGTCTGGAGGGACCTGCTGCAGGGCGGCACCGACCAGGTGACGCTGTTCGACGACGGCAGCAAGATCTACGGCCCGATGAGCCTGCACGCCCAGGAAGGCTACGAGGGCGAGAACGTCTAGGAACGGGCGATGGCGGAGGGTCCGCCTGCCGTGAACCGGCGCAACCGGTGAAGACGGAGCGGGACGCGTCCGGGTGGAATCCGCCGGGACGCGTCCCGCTCGGCGTTCCCCATGGCAAGGGGGCCGTGAGCCGCCACCCGAGCGGAGCAGCCACCGGGCGTGGTTCGACGTGCACCGCCCGCCGGCGTCCGCGAAAGGAGAGCCGGAGGCTGGTGGCCGCCGTCTCAGCCGCCCCGAACCCCGCAGATGTGCAGCATCGCCGCCACCGAACGGTACGGATCCAGGCGCCCGGCGTGCTCCTCCACCGTGAGCATCCGCTCCGCCTTCTCCTCCTCGGCGGGGCATTGGCGGCCGAAGATCCCGACCCCGTACCACTGCCGCAGCGGCGTGCCGATCCCGGCGAGGCCCCTGGTCAGCGTCTCCAGGCGCAGGGCGCTCCCGGTCCGCTCCGGGAAGTCGAGCGCGGCCAGGGCCGCGTCCCAGTCGCCCGCGCGGCCCGGATGCATGGCCAGGGCCATGTCGTTGCGTATCAGCAGGGACAGCAGCCCGCCGGCGTCCAGCACGCGGGCGAGACCGGCCAGCGTGGTGCCGGGGTCACGCGCCTGGAGCAGCCCGCCGTGGCACAGCACCACGTCGAAGGCGCCGGGCAGGAAGTGCGCACCCGTGTCCTCGCTCCCGCCCGCCACGAGCCGTACACGCCCGCGTGTCTCCTCGGGTTCTTCGGCGAGGTCCTTCTCGAAGAGTTCACGCAGGTCGGGATCGGACTGCAGCCCGGTCACCGCGTGGCCCGCACGCGCCAGCCGCAGGGCCTGCACCCCGCGCCCGAGCCCGACGTCGAGCACGCGCAGCCGCTGGTCGGCGTCGAATGCCGCCGA
It contains:
- a CDS encoding nicotinate-nucleotide--dimethylbenzimidazole phosphoribosyltransferase; the encoded protein is MTDRTLDLDDFSDLIERPHGGLRRDAEERRARTGLPPESLGRLDELGEWLTAAQGRLPVEPLRQPRLVVFAGDHGVASLDVSSHRAGTAHTLVRETLEGTTPAAILARKFEVPVRIVDMALDCEPSELPEEVTRHRVRRSSGRLDIEDTLTGPEAEAAFRAGMAVADEEADAGTDLVVLGDLSVGGTTAAGTLIAALCGTDASVVTGRGGGVIDDLTWMRKCAAIRDGLRRARPVLGDQLELLAAVAGADLTAMTGFLLQSAVRRTPVVLDGVVTAACALVAQRVAFRAPDWWVAGHATSEPAQEKALDRMALDPLIEQRVEVGGGTGALLALPLVQAAAELAAQLPVRDDAVDEKDGEGDGAADSPALDAT
- a CDS encoding bifunctional adenosylcobinamide kinase/adenosylcobinamide-phosphate guanylyltransferase is translated as MELTLLGTGAPSGLPRPDCPCSVCAACARGRTNTRAATAVLVDSTVLLDLTPGPAFAAARAGRSLHGVRQVLLSHPHEGPATEFPAGLPAPLRVAERQDLALISGHRIRAVALDSPGTGYQVTGPDGERLLYLPPRAAPAGLEEGREPVSSPYDMVLLDVIGRPEALARLREAGAVGPATDVVAVHIDHDVPPGPELHRRLAAAGAHAEPDGTTLVVGEYPDVPEIPRRTLVLGGARSGKSVEAEQRLASFPGVVYVATGGTREGDAEWAARITAHKERRPASWRTTETCDLVPLLEEPGPPLLIDCLALWLTDAMDTVGAWDDQRWATVGSRMLRERVSELVSALRETRRTVVAVSNEVGSGIVPETSSGRRFRDELGRLNTEFAGECEHVLLVTAGIAQQLRG
- a CDS encoding class I SAM-dependent methyltransferase, yielding MDLSDPGQLGQRLLARQLDEQISAAFDADQRLRVLDVGLGRGVQALRLARAGHAVTGLQSDPDLRELFEKDLAEEPEETRGRVRLVAGGSEDTGAHFLPGAFDVVLCHGGLLQARDPGTTLAGLARVLDAGGLLSLLIRNDMALAMHPGRAGDWDAALAALDFPERTGSALRLETLTRGLAGIGTPLRQWYGVGIFGRQCPAEEEKAERMLTVEEHAGRLDPYRSVAAMLHICGVRGG